In the Bacillus sp. HSf4 genome, AAGTGGAGCTTTTCTTAAAATTTCGCGGAAAGCTGAAAAACGATTCTTGATTGTCGGGTAAGCTTATGTTATATTATTTCTTGGTGTTAATTACACACGCTTAACGATTTATGCAAGCGGTGCTGTGCGGTCTCCGTGCAGTCCTGCATAAAGATGACCTAAGCGGAGGAAAAAAACCATTATATTAGGAGGAAATAACACATGTCAGTCATTTCTATGAAGCAATTGCTTGAAGCTGGTGTTCACTTCGGCCACCAAACGCGCCGCTGGAACCCAAAAATGAAGCGCTACATCTTCACGGAGCGTAACGGCATCTACATCATCGACCTTCAAAAAACGGTCAAAAAAGTTGAGGAAGCTTACAACTTCACGAAAAACCTTGCAGCTGACGGAGGAAAAATCCTTTTTGTCGGTACGAAAAAGCAAGCTCAAGACTCCGTTAAAGAAGAAGCGGAACGTTCTGGAATGTACTATGTCAACCAACGCTGGCTCGGCGGTACATTAACCAACTTTGAAACGATCCAAAAGCGTATCAAACGCCTTAAAGATATCGAAAAAATGCAAGAAAACGGCACATTTGACGTGCTTCCTAAAAAAGAAGTCGTTCAATTGAAAAAAGAACTTGA is a window encoding:
- the rpsB gene encoding 30S ribosomal protein S2, whose protein sequence is MSVISMKQLLEAGVHFGHQTRRWNPKMKRYIFTERNGIYIIDLQKTVKKVEEAYNFTKNLAADGGKILFVGTKKQAQDSVKEEAERSGMYYVNQRWLGGTLTNFETIQKRIKRLKDIEKMQENGTFDVLPKKEVVQLKKELERLEKFLGGIKEMKELPDALFIIDPRKERIAVAEARKLNIPIIGIVDTNCDPDEIDVVIPANDDAIRAVKLLTSKMADAILEAKQGEETAETEETEAETTETTTA